Proteins encoded in a region of the Streptomyces violaceoruber genome:
- a CDS encoding ATP-binding protein: MTEVRRAGAVPASLWERDEEVATITRAVDTLCADRSSPGTLLEARGEAGVGKTALLAETRRIAEARGCTVWSARGGETLRSVPFNVVRQLLQPALVSMLPEEAREYLGDWYDIAGPALGIADPGERQADPRGVCDGLVAAVRRLARREWPLVLLIDDAHWADQETLRWLAALAERLDETSVLVVIARRPGDVSGDSARHLEAATAVGRPLAPLNALTPEATAGLTRATLGAHAEAAFCREVWAVTGGNPYETVELLAKVQDSELQPVEAEAAELRDLNRSARGGGLVARLEQLGVDSTRFAWAAAILGGGITVDMVARLATLDRADAARCAELLRGARILAVPDATAGQPSAGDLEFVHPLIATAVYNSIPDALRTAMHGIAAQLVTDSGLGAAAASRHLLKVHPDDDQEVVAQLREAAREHLAVGAPDAARRCLERALREPPLPESHARVLFELGCATLLTAPATTIGHLRTALAMPGLEGEQRVDAVFRLSQALLHNDQLEEAVRTVEAEAARNPDPSARLRLQAAQYMWEGIHAGETSSPHRSARLAELAATCTGRDNAERALLILRGFDAMTHGESAEEVVELCDRALVNGRLAPGLGWTDTEWGLELPMMLASSYAYADRLDRAEALFTEALRAYESAGWSGGHLSLAHAYVGLGHRRRGRLRDAEQSLRESLRIAERVGRGLPLYWSATCNLIDTLLARGHVEEARTVAEQYGFAPPYPSTIVLPDPRPVRARLLLATGRTKEGINELEAAEKAAAARGRHNPVVVPWATELARALAGEDPGRAARLATDARRQAERFGTDTAIGEALRCAAALETGQRAVRLAAQAATYLEASPCQYEHAAARVEYGIAARSAAELNRGLALAESCGADGLAARAREALAVVGRAG; encoded by the coding sequence ATGACGGAGGTACGGCGGGCGGGCGCCGTCCCGGCCTCCCTCTGGGAGCGCGACGAGGAAGTCGCCACCATCACGCGTGCGGTGGACACCCTGTGCGCGGACCGCTCGTCCCCCGGCACCCTGCTGGAGGCCCGCGGCGAGGCCGGGGTCGGCAAGACGGCGCTGCTCGCCGAGACCCGCCGGATCGCCGAGGCCCGGGGCTGCACCGTCTGGTCGGCACGCGGCGGCGAGACCCTCAGGTCCGTCCCCTTCAACGTGGTGCGCCAACTGCTCCAGCCCGCCCTGGTGTCCATGCTGCCCGAGGAGGCCCGCGAGTACCTCGGCGACTGGTACGACATCGCGGGTCCCGCCCTCGGCATAGCGGACCCCGGTGAGCGGCAGGCCGACCCGCGGGGCGTGTGCGACGGCCTGGTCGCCGCCGTACGCCGGCTCGCCCGCCGGGAATGGCCGCTGGTGCTGCTGATCGACGACGCCCACTGGGCCGACCAGGAGACCCTGCGCTGGCTCGCCGCGCTCGCCGAACGGCTCGACGAGACCTCCGTCCTGGTCGTCATCGCCCGCCGCCCCGGCGACGTCAGCGGGGACAGCGCCCGTCACCTGGAGGCGGCCACCGCCGTCGGCCGGCCCCTCGCCCCGCTCAACGCCCTCACCCCCGAGGCGACGGCCGGACTCACCCGCGCCACGCTGGGCGCCCACGCCGAGGCCGCGTTCTGCCGCGAGGTGTGGGCCGTCACCGGCGGCAACCCCTACGAGACCGTCGAACTCCTCGCGAAGGTCCAGGACAGCGAATTGCAGCCCGTCGAGGCGGAGGCCGCCGAACTGCGCGACCTGAACCGCTCCGCCCGCGGCGGCGGTCTCGTCGCCCGCCTGGAGCAACTCGGCGTCGACTCCACCCGGTTCGCCTGGGCCGCGGCCATCCTCGGCGGCGGCATCACCGTCGACATGGTGGCCAGGCTCGCCACCCTGGACCGCGCCGACGCCGCCCGCTGCGCCGAGCTGCTCCGGGGCGCCCGGATCCTGGCCGTGCCCGACGCCACCGCCGGACAACCGTCCGCGGGCGACCTGGAGTTCGTGCATCCGCTGATCGCCACCGCCGTCTACAACTCCATCCCCGACGCGCTGCGCACGGCGATGCACGGCATAGCGGCCCAGCTGGTCACCGACTCCGGGCTCGGTGCGGCGGCAGCCTCCCGCCATCTGCTGAAGGTGCACCCCGACGACGACCAGGAAGTCGTGGCCCAGCTGCGCGAGGCCGCCCGCGAGCACCTCGCCGTCGGAGCCCCCGACGCGGCCCGGCGCTGCCTCGAACGGGCACTGCGGGAACCGCCGTTGCCCGAGTCCCACGCACGCGTGCTGTTCGAACTGGGCTGCGCCACCCTCCTCACCGCGCCCGCCACCACCATCGGTCACCTGCGCACCGCGCTCGCCATGCCCGGACTGGAGGGCGAGCAGCGGGTGGACGCCGTCTTCCGGCTCTCCCAGGCACTGCTCCACAACGACCAGCTGGAGGAGGCCGTCCGCACCGTCGAGGCGGAGGCCGCCCGCAACCCCGACCCCTCCGCGCGCCTGCGGCTCCAGGCGGCCCAGTACATGTGGGAGGGCATCCACGCGGGCGAGACCTCCTCGCCGCACCGCTCCGCGCGCCTGGCCGAACTCGCCGCCACCTGCACCGGCCGCGACAACGCCGAGCGCGCCCTGCTCATCCTGCGCGGCTTCGACGCCATGACCCACGGCGAGAGCGCCGAGGAGGTCGTCGAACTGTGCGACCGCGCCCTCGTCAACGGCCGCCTGGCTCCCGGACTCGGCTGGACCGACACCGAGTGGGGCCTGGAACTGCCGATGATGCTGGCCAGCTCCTACGCCTACGCCGACCGGCTCGACCGCGCCGAGGCACTGTTCACCGAGGCCCTGCGCGCCTACGAGAGTGCCGGCTGGAGCGGCGGCCACCTCTCCCTCGCGCACGCCTACGTCGGCCTCGGCCACCGCAGGAGGGGCCGCCTGAGGGATGCCGAGCAGTCGCTGCGCGAGTCCCTGCGCATCGCCGAACGCGTCGGCCGCGGACTGCCGCTGTACTGGTCGGCGACCTGCAACCTGATCGACACCCTGCTCGCCCGCGGCCATGTCGAGGAGGCCCGGACCGTCGCCGAGCAGTACGGCTTCGCACCGCCGTACCCGTCGACGATCGTGCTGCCCGACCCCCGCCCGGTGCGTGCCCGGCTGCTGCTCGCCACCGGCCGCACCAAGGAGGGGATCAACGAACTGGAGGCCGCCGAGAAGGCCGCCGCCGCGCGCGGCCGGCACAACCCGGTGGTCGTCCCCTGGGCGACCGAACTGGCCCGGGCGCTGGCCGGCGAGGACCCCGGCCGCGCCGCCCGACTGGCCACCGACGCCCGCCGCCAGGCCGAGCGCTTCGGCACGGACACCGCGATAGGAGAGGCCCTGCGCTGTGCCGCCGCACTGGAGACCGGCCAGCGCGCGGTCCGGCTCGCCGCCCAGGCTGCCACCTACCTGGAGGCATCGCCCTGCCAGTACGAGCACGCCGCCGCCCGCGTGGAGTACGGCATCGCGGCCCGCTCGGCGGCCGAGCTGAACCGGGGACTGGCGCTGGCCGAGTCCTGCGGCGCCGACGGCCTCGCGGCCCGCGCCCGCGAGGCTCTGGCGGTGGTCGGCCGGGCGGGCTGA
- a CDS encoding DUF2510 domain-containing protein has product MTQATPPGWYPDPGQKNDGPATERWWDGTAWTDRVRPAGGAAAWAPPAQPPGQPPVQPPVQDTAAGPYPVHPGYPGIPVQPPSARRRRLRAGIAVAAAVAVLAGIGVGVYALTDDGSGGDDAGAAQQDRRGPDDRNDPFGDSGGGGGGGGEDGRSPAPDSPDRSEPPTIDSGSVTDALSGISLPIPDGWSGQELQVGAQVTSEDAYKCPGDTSKSCTKGGAYSAPAVLLKTEGDTAEEVAKADIEANAEESYGGESYGGITSHEELASEAVTVAGQKGYLVRWKAVTAKGSDGFVESLAFPSPADSKRIVVVRFGVDTDQKQTVIDEITKGIEVDTSGGGGGNGQDV; this is encoded by the coding sequence ATGACGCAGGCGACTCCTCCCGGGTGGTACCCGGACCCCGGACAGAAGAATGACGGTCCCGCCACCGAACGCTGGTGGGACGGCACGGCGTGGACCGACCGGGTGCGCCCCGCGGGCGGGGCCGCCGCATGGGCTCCCCCCGCGCAGCCGCCGGGGCAACCGCCGGTCCAGCCACCGGTGCAGGACACCGCGGCCGGTCCCTACCCCGTGCACCCGGGCTATCCGGGCATACCCGTCCAGCCCCCGTCCGCGCGACGGCGGCGGCTGCGCGCCGGCATAGCCGTCGCGGCGGCCGTGGCGGTGCTGGCCGGCATCGGGGTCGGCGTGTACGCGCTGACCGACGACGGCTCGGGCGGCGACGACGCGGGCGCCGCGCAGCAGGACCGGCGCGGTCCGGACGACCGGAACGACCCCTTCGGCGACTCGGGCGGCGGCGGGGGCGGGGGCGGCGAGGACGGCCGGTCGCCCGCGCCGGACTCCCCGGACCGGTCGGAGCCGCCGACGATCGACAGCGGCTCGGTGACGGACGCGCTCAGCGGGATCAGCCTGCCCATCCCGGACGGCTGGTCGGGGCAGGAGTTGCAGGTCGGTGCTCAGGTGACGTCGGAGGACGCCTACAAGTGCCCCGGCGACACCTCCAAGTCGTGCACGAAGGGCGGCGCCTACTCGGCCCCCGCCGTGCTCCTGAAGACCGAGGGCGACACCGCGGAGGAGGTCGCGAAGGCCGACATCGAGGCGAACGCCGAGGAATCCTACGGCGGCGAGTCCTACGGCGGGATCACCTCGCACGAGGAGCTGGCCTCCGAGGCGGTCACGGTCGCCGGGCAGAAGGGCTACCTGGTCCGCTGGAAGGCGGTCACCGCCAAGGGTTCCGACGGCTTCGTCGAGTCGCTGGCCTTCCCCTCGCCCGCCGACTCCAAGCGCATCGTCGTCGTCCGCTTCGGTGTCGACACCGACCAGAAGCAGACGGTCATCGACGAGATCACCAAGGGCATCGAGGTGGACACCTCGGGCGGCGGCGGGGGCAACGGCCAGGACGTCTGA
- a CDS encoding TetR/AcrR family transcriptional regulator yields MTSQDADRPEVAGTSRRSKITPEREQEFFDAVLDQLRSCGYDAVTMEGIAASTRCSKSTLYRQWKTKPQFVAAALRSNRRVRFTDIDTGSLAEDLRQVAAAAGEGAGKDTGLLQALGHAVMEDPELKCALREALVEPEIAALRAILARGVARGEVPAGHPALEYVPAQLFGMLRMRPVLEGEQADAAYLVRFVEAVVLPALGLP; encoded by the coding sequence ATGACGTCGCAGGACGCGGACCGACCGGAAGTGGCCGGCACCTCGCGCCGCTCCAAGATCACGCCGGAGCGTGAGCAGGAGTTCTTCGACGCCGTGCTCGACCAGCTCCGCTCCTGCGGGTACGACGCCGTCACCATGGAGGGCATCGCCGCCAGCACCCGGTGCAGCAAGTCCACGCTCTACCGGCAGTGGAAGACCAAGCCCCAGTTCGTGGCCGCCGCGCTGCGCTCCAACCGCCGGGTGCGCTTCACCGACATCGACACCGGTTCGCTCGCCGAGGACCTGCGCCAGGTGGCCGCGGCCGCGGGCGAGGGGGCGGGCAAGGACACCGGGCTGCTCCAGGCGCTCGGTCACGCGGTCATGGAGGATCCGGAGCTCAAGTGCGCGCTGCGCGAGGCGCTCGTCGAGCCGGAGATCGCCGCGCTGCGGGCGATCCTCGCGCGCGGTGTGGCCCGCGGAGAGGTGCCGGCCGGCCATCCGGCGCTGGAGTACGTGCCGGCCCAGCTCTTCGGCATGCTGCGGATGCGGCCCGTCCTGGAGGGCGAGCAGGCGGACGCGGCCTACCTCGTCCGGTTCGTGGAGGCCGTCGTGCTGCCGGCGCTCGGCCTCCCCTGA
- a CDS encoding phosphatase PAP2 family protein, which yields MNARSEPAQAGPDTPARPPLVRELLLVAGLFLVYKFGRRLATGETAEAFRNAHHVWDWERVLRLPDEGAVQSLLLHGDTLIHVANTYYAAVHFPATVAFLVWLYLRRPAHYLWARRVLAAVTGAALVLHLLFPLAPPRMLAATGLIDTARLFGPSVYGPPRTDTLSNQFAAMPSLHFGWALMLAIGLIVATRTRWRWLWLLHPLVTLLVIVGTANHYWLDVIVATALLGLALAVLRLPERPGRPRCALPHRRTEVRRRSSAERPELVGAGR from the coding sequence ATGAATGCCCGCAGCGAGCCTGCACAAGCGGGGCCGGACACGCCCGCGCGCCCACCACTCGTCCGTGAGCTCCTGCTCGTGGCCGGGCTCTTCCTCGTCTACAAGTTCGGCCGCCGGCTGGCGACGGGAGAAACCGCCGAGGCGTTCCGCAACGCCCACCACGTGTGGGACTGGGAGCGGGTGCTCCGGCTGCCCGACGAGGGCGCGGTCCAGTCCCTGCTGCTGCACGGCGACACGCTGATACACGTCGCGAACACGTACTACGCCGCGGTCCACTTCCCGGCCACCGTGGCCTTCCTGGTCTGGCTCTACCTGCGACGGCCCGCGCACTACCTCTGGGCCCGCCGGGTGCTGGCCGCCGTGACCGGCGCCGCGCTGGTGCTGCACCTCCTCTTTCCGCTCGCCCCGCCGCGCATGCTGGCCGCCACCGGCCTGATCGACACGGCCCGGCTCTTCGGGCCCTCGGTGTACGGGCCGCCGCGCACCGACACGTTGTCGAACCAGTTCGCGGCGATGCCCTCGCTGCACTTCGGCTGGGCCCTGATGCTGGCGATCGGTCTGATCGTCGCGACGCGGACCCGCTGGCGCTGGCTGTGGCTGCTGCATCCGCTGGTCACGCTGCTGGTCATCGTGGGCACCGCGAACCACTACTGGCTCGACGTGATCGTGGCCACGGCCCTGCTCGGCCTCGCGCTCGCCGTGCTGCGGCTGCCCGAGCGGCCCGGACGGCCGCGGTGCGCCCTCCCCCACCGGCGGACCGAGGTCCGGCGCCGGTCGTCGGCCGAGCGGCCCGAGCTGGTCGGGGCGGGCCGGTGA
- a CDS encoding DMT family protein — MNAALVAVLLSLVSACAYAAAAVAQERLASRASGAGVLRMLASGAWWWAVALNASAALLHVVALKYGPLTVVQPLGALTLVAAVPLGARLAGRRVSAIEWRGTGLTLLGLGALLLTASGPAPDDVLSVPEALTVSGATAALIGVLSRPGARPGLRHATASGIASGVASALTQTVTVAVTDRSGPLLSVQVIGVAVLVAAFATGGLLLSQTAYRGGLGAPLAVVTLANPVAAAVIGLSLLGERLRGGAGGVLLALTGAALAAWGVLQLSRAAPDRPETAAPVLAGPGLAGTETDPTGPAPAGPGVVPRQPGPGHLTRL; from the coding sequence GTGAACGCCGCCCTGGTCGCCGTACTGCTGTCGCTCGTGTCCGCCTGCGCCTACGCCGCGGCGGCCGTCGCCCAGGAGCGGCTGGCCTCACGCGCCTCCGGCGCCGGTGTCCTGCGGATGCTGGCCTCCGGCGCCTGGTGGTGGGCGGTCGCGCTCAACGCCTCGGCGGCACTGCTGCACGTGGTGGCGCTCAAGTACGGCCCCCTCACCGTGGTCCAGCCGCTCGGTGCGCTCACCCTGGTCGCGGCGGTGCCGCTGGGGGCGCGGCTGGCGGGCCGGCGGGTGAGCGCGATCGAGTGGCGGGGCACCGGGCTGACGCTGCTGGGCCTCGGCGCGCTGCTGCTCACCGCCTCGGGGCCCGCCCCGGACGACGTGCTGAGCGTGCCGGAGGCGCTGACGGTGTCCGGCGCGACGGCGGCGCTGATCGGCGTGCTGTCGCGGCCCGGCGCCCGGCCGGGGCTGCGGCACGCGACGGCGTCCGGGATCGCGTCCGGCGTGGCCTCGGCGCTCACCCAGACCGTCACGGTCGCCGTCACCGACCGCTCGGGTCCGCTGCTGAGCGTCCAGGTGATCGGCGTGGCCGTGCTGGTGGCCGCCTTCGCGACCGGCGGACTGCTGCTGTCCCAGACGGCGTACCGCGGGGGTCTCGGCGCCCCGCTGGCGGTGGTGACCCTGGCCAATCCGGTGGCCGCCGCGGTGATCGGGCTCTCCCTGCTCGGGGAACGGCTCCGGGGCGGCGCTGGCGGCGTGCTCCTCGCGCTGACCGGTGCGGCGCTGGCCGCCTGGGGAGTGCTCCAGCTGAGCCGGGCGGCCCCCGACCGGCCGGAGACGGCCGCGCCGGTGCTCGCGGGTCCGGGGCTCGCGGGTACGGAGACGGACCCGACGGGACCGGCACCGGCGGGGCCCGGAGTGGTGCCCCGGCAGCCGGGGCCGGGGCACCTCACGCGGCTCTAG
- a CDS encoding phosphocholine-specific phospholipase C — translation MAEVNRRRFLQLAGATTAFSALSASIDRAAALPANHRSGSIEDVEHIVVLMQENRSFDHYFGTLRGVRGFGDPHPVRLGDGRSVWHQRKGDGTEVLPFHPEADDLGMQFLEGLPHGWSDGQDAYHDAKYDRWLPAKGTTTMAYLTREDIPFHYALADTFTVCDAYHCSFIGSTDPNRYYLWSGHTGNDGAGGGPVLGNDELGYDWTTYPERLEAAGVSWKIYQDVGDGLDAAGHWGWIDDAYRGNYGDNSLLYFNKYRNAKPGDPLYDKARTGTDAKRGEGYFDRLRADVKAGKLPEISWIAAPEAFSEHSNWPSNYGAWYISQVLDALTSNPKVWAKTALFITYDENDGFFDHVVPPLPPKSAAQGRSTVDVSLDVFEGSAKHREGFYGLGPRVPMLVVSPWSKGGFVCSETFDHTSVIRFMERRFGVHEPNISPWRRAVCGDLTSAFDFSRTDSRPARLPDTDAYEPPDRERHPDYRPTPPADPGMPRQERGTRPTRPLRYAPHVDGAVDTAAGKFTLAFASGPRAGAAFLVTSGNRTDGPWTYTTEAGKDIADTWNSAYSGGSYDLTVHGPAGFLRVFRGANEVAGAAGPEVTARHRGDDLRLTLTHTGTGTVRLRIANAHDGRSRSVTVRPGATVHHTVGLARSRRWYDVTVTSETDPAFLRRFAGHVENGRPGTSDPAIVTD, via the coding sequence CGCGAGCATCGACCGGGCCGCGGCACTCCCGGCGAACCACCGATCGGGGTCGATCGAGGACGTCGAGCACATCGTCGTCCTGATGCAGGAGAACCGTTCCTTCGACCACTACTTCGGCACACTGCGCGGGGTCCGCGGCTTCGGCGACCCGCATCCGGTGCGACTGGGCGACGGCAGGTCGGTGTGGCACCAGCGCAAGGGCGACGGCACCGAGGTACTGCCCTTCCACCCGGAGGCCGACGACCTCGGTATGCAGTTCCTCGAAGGGCTCCCGCACGGCTGGTCCGACGGCCAGGACGCCTACCACGACGCCAAGTACGACCGCTGGCTGCCCGCCAAGGGCACCACCACCATGGCGTACCTGACCCGCGAGGACATCCCCTTCCACTACGCGCTCGCCGACACCTTCACCGTCTGCGACGCCTACCACTGCTCCTTCATCGGCTCCACCGACCCCAACCGCTACTACCTGTGGTCGGGGCACACGGGCAACGACGGCGCGGGCGGCGGCCCGGTCCTCGGCAACGACGAACTCGGCTACGACTGGACGACGTACCCCGAGCGCCTGGAGGCGGCCGGGGTCTCCTGGAAGATCTACCAGGACGTCGGCGACGGCCTCGACGCGGCCGGCCACTGGGGCTGGATCGACGACGCCTACCGGGGCAACTACGGCGACAACTCCCTGCTGTACTTCAACAAGTACCGGAACGCGAAGCCCGGCGACCCGCTGTACGACAAGGCCCGCACCGGCACCGACGCGAAGCGCGGCGAGGGCTACTTCGACCGGCTCCGTGCCGACGTCAAGGCGGGCAAGCTGCCGGAGATCTCCTGGATAGCCGCCCCGGAGGCATTCTCCGAGCACTCCAACTGGCCGTCGAACTACGGCGCCTGGTACATCTCCCAGGTCCTGGACGCGCTCACCTCCAACCCGAAGGTGTGGGCGAAGACCGCCCTGTTCATCACGTACGACGAGAACGACGGCTTCTTCGACCACGTGGTGCCGCCGCTGCCGCCGAAGTCCGCCGCGCAGGGCCGGTCCACCGTCGACGTCTCCCTGGACGTCTTCGAGGGCAGCGCCAAGCACCGCGAGGGCTTCTACGGGCTCGGCCCGCGCGTGCCCATGCTGGTCGTCTCGCCGTGGAGCAAGGGCGGCTTCGTCTGCTCCGAGACCTTCGACCACACCTCGGTCATCCGCTTCATGGAACGCCGCTTCGGCGTCCACGAGCCGAACATCTCACCCTGGCGGCGCGCCGTCTGCGGCGACCTGACCTCCGCCTTCGACTTCTCCCGCACGGACAGCCGCCCGGCCCGGCTGCCGGACACCGACGCCTACGAGCCGCCGGACCGCGAACGCCACCCCGACTACCGTCCGACGCCGCCCGCGGACCCCGGCATGCCCCGGCAGGAACGCGGGACACGCCCCACCCGGCCGCTGCGCTACGCCCCGCACGTCGACGGCGCCGTGGACACGGCGGCCGGGAAGTTCACGCTGGCCTTCGCCTCCGGGCCCCGGGCCGGTGCCGCCTTCCTCGTCACCTCCGGCAACCGCACCGACGGCCCCTGGACGTACACCACCGAGGCCGGCAAGGACATCGCGGACACCTGGAACTCGGCCTACTCCGGCGGCTCCTACGACCTGACCGTGCACGGCCCGGCCGGCTTCCTGCGGGTCTTCCGGGGTGCCAACGAGGTCGCCGGAGCCGCCGGGCCCGAGGTCACCGCACGGCACCGCGGCGACGACCTCCGGCTGACCCTCACCCACACCGGGACCGGCACCGTTCGGCTCCGGATCGCGAACGCCCACGACGGCCGCAGCCGGTCCGTCACCGTCCGCCCCGGCGCCACCGTGCACCACACCGTCGGCCTCGCGCGCAGCCGGCGCTGGTACGACGTGACGGTCACCTCCGAGACCGACCCGGCCTTCCTGCGCCGCTTCGCCGGGCACGTGGAGAACGGCCGGCCGGGGACCAGCGACCCGGCGATCGTCACGGACTGA